In Gossypium hirsutum isolate 1008001.06 chromosome D06, Gossypium_hirsutum_v2.1, whole genome shotgun sequence, one genomic interval encodes:
- the LOC107938310 gene encoding F-box/kelch-repeat protein At5g43190, with the protein MITKSSKSKPSSTAMDPVIWSKLPQELLEHILCFLPLKTFLSLRSTCKHFNSLVFSPTFITKHSSGSGLCSFLLLSHQQFYSHFPLYDTIIGSWRDLALPFSLFPPFGSSQFTLISSSNGLLCFALPSCCSFLVCNMLAKSSRVIELPFFPFSFELLTLVSTPKGYKIFTLCTKFSSNRAFVYDSVVHSWTEHDGYQPLLFENFHQQGAFYDGSLCFTTPEPFSVVCFDLGTGKWGNLNVEMPRELTFVRLVSGVSDRKKLYMLGGIGRNGISRSMRLWELKEGKKWEEIERLPELMCRKFVSVCYHNYEHVYCFWHRGMICVCCHTWPEILYYKVERRSWHWLPKCPWLPDKWSCGFRWFSFVPQLHALA; encoded by the coding sequence ATGATTACAAAAAGCTCAAAATCTAAACCAAGCTCAACAGCAATGGATCCTGTAATATGGAGCAAGTTACCCCAAGAACTACTCGAACACATACTGTGTTTTTTGCCTCTTAAAACGTTTTTGAGCTTAAGGTCAACGTGTAAGCATTTCAATTCCCTTGTATTCTCTCCTACTTTCATTACCAAACACAGTTCTGGTTCTGGTTTATGTTCATTTTTGTTGCTTTCACACCAACAGTTTTACAGTCATTTCCCTTTGTACGACACCATTATTGGGTCATGGCGTGATTTAGCACTACCTTTCTCTTTGTTTCCTCCTTTTGGTTCTTCACAATTCACTCTTATTTCATCGTCTAATGGTCTTTTATGTTTTGCCCTACCAAGTTGTTGTTCTTTTTTAGTATGTAACATGTTAGCCAAATCATCAAGGGTTATTGAACTCCCTTTTTTCCCATTTTCATTCGAGCTCCTCACTCTAGTTTCAACCCCAAAAGGGTACAAAATCTTCACCCTTTGTACCAAATTCTCTTCCAATCGAGCTTTCGTGTACGACTCGGTGGTCCATTCTTGGACCGAACACGATGGTTATCAACCACTTTTATTCGAAAATTTCCATCAGCAAGGTGCGTTCTACGACGGGTCTTTATGTTTCACCACACCGGAGCCATTTTCAGTGGTGTGTTTCGACTTGGGAACTGGCAAATGGGGGAATCTCAACGTTGAAATGCCGAGGGAACTAACGTTTGTGAGGCTAGTGAGTGGTGTTAGTGATAGGAAAAAGTTGTATATGTTGGGTGGTATTGGGAGGAATGGGATTTCAAGGAGTATGAGATTATGGgaattaaaagaaggaaagaaatggGAAGAAATAGAGAGATTGCCTGAATTGATGTGTAGGAAATTTGTGTCTGTTTGTTACCATAACTATGAACATGTGTATTGCTTTTGGCACCGTGGGATGATTTGTGTTTGTTGTCATACTTGGCCGGAGATTTTGTATTATAAGGTTGAGAGGAGGAGTTGGCATTGGTTACCAAAGTGTCCTTGGTTGCCTGACAAATGGAGTTGTGGGTTTAGGTGGTTCTCTTTTGTTCCTCAACTACATGCTTTGGCTTGA
- the LOC107938312 gene encoding uncharacterized protein, translated as MFHPLICGASNHQEDADYDHKSHNKDNNKNPYSGRGLDKFSALLSELEDKKQKIHLQTGSRDISMVRFMYKDSTDFVPVVVKLKDKEPKPKPVETKQQEQEAWDHKHSMETLSEAKDVMKKISRLQPDKKKNKKGFSWKRPYFYLPTFFVLVLVLLVFFGRSVSILLTCVGWYMVPTIQGGNYSNVRRGIMKKKKKKDHLRKLSNESEVVRSKSSSPVRDYHKKS; from the coding sequence atgtttcatCCATTGATCTGTGGAGCTTCTAATCATCAAGAAGATGCTGATTATGATCATAAAAGCCATAACAAGGACAACAACAAGAACCCATATTCCGGCCGTGGTCTCGACAAGTTTTCTGCACTTTTATCAGAGCTTGAAGACAAGAAACAAAAGATCCATCTACAGACAGGTTCTCGAGACATATCCATGGTTCGTTTCATGTACAAGGATTCAACAGATTTTGTCCCTGTCGTTGTAAAGCTCAAAGACAAAGAACCAAAGCCAAAACCTGTTGAAACCAAACAACAAGAACAAGAAGCATGGGATCATAAGCATTCAATGGAAACCTTAAGTGAAGCCAAAGATGTAATGAAGAAGATATCAAGATTACAACCAGACAAGAAGAAGAACAAAAAAGGGTTTTCATGGAAGCGACCATATTTTTATTTACCAACATTTTTTGTGTTGGTTTTGGTGTTATTAGTGTTCTTTGGAAGATCGGTTTCGATATTGTTAACTTGTGTTGGATGGTATATGGTTCCTACAATACAAGGAGGGAATTACAGTAATGTAAGAAGAGGaataatgaagaagaagaagaagaaagatcaTCTAAGAAAATTGAGCAATGAATCTGAGGTTGTTCGAAGTAAGTCTTCATCTCCTGTTCGTGATTACCATAAGAAAAGCTGA
- the LOC107938300 gene encoding GPN-loop GTPase QQT1 isoform X2 — translation MVFGQVVIGPPGSGKTTYCNGMSQFLKLIGRKVAVINLDPANDSLPYECAINIEDLIKLSDVMTEHSLGPNGGLVYCMDYLEKNIDWLQSKLAPLLKDHYLLFDFPGQGADSKVDAHLCSDPAKYVSALILSLSTMLHLELPHINILSKIDLIESYGKLSFNLDFYTDVQDLSYLQHHLDQDPRSAKFRKLTKELCDVIEDFSIVNFTTLDIQDKESVGNLVKLIDKSNGYIFAGIDASAVEFSKIAVRQVDWDYYRAAAVQEKYMKDDEDFNNDD, via the exons ATGGTGTTTGGGCAAGTTGTGATTGGTCCACCTGGATCAGGAAAGACTACTTACTGTAATGGCATGTCTCAGTTCCTCAAACTTATTGGAAG GAAAGTTGCTGTAATCAATTTGGATCCGGCCAACGATTCGTTACC CTATGAGTGTGCTATCAATATCGAGGATCTCATAAAACTAAGTGATGTCATGACAGAACATTCTTTGGGGCCTAATGGAG GTCTTGTCTATTGTATGGATTATTTAGAGAAGAATATCGATTGGCTGCAGTCTAAACTGGCACCTCTTTTGAAAG ATCACTATCTTCTTTTCGATTTTCCCGGCCAG GGTGCTGACAGTAAAG TCGACGCCCACCTATGTAGTGACCCGGCGAAGTATGTCAGTGCTTTGATTCTCTCGTTATCTACCATGTTGCACTTGGAGCTGCCACATATCAATATCCTCTCTAAGATTGACTTAATTGAAAGCTATGGAAAGCTCT CTTTCAATCTGGATTTCTACACGGATGTCCAAGATTTATCGTATTTACAGCACCATCTTGACCAAGATCCCCGCTCTGCCAAGTTTAG AAAACTTACAAAGGAGCTTTGCGATGTAATTGAAGACTTTAGTATTGTCAATTTCACAACCTTAGATATTCAG GATAAGGAGAGCGTTGGGAATCTTGTGAAACTTATCGATAAGAGCAATGGATACATATTTGCCGGTATAGATGCCAGTGCGGTTGAATTCAGCAAGATTGCAGTACGACAAGTCGATTGGGATTATTACAG AGCTGCTGCTGTACAGGAGAAATACATGAAGGACGATGAAGATTTCAATAATGATGATTAA
- the LOC107938300 gene encoding GPN-loop GTPase QQT1 isoform X1, which produces MVFGQVVIGPPGSGKTTYCNGMSQFLKLIGRKVAVINLDPANDSLPYECAINIEDLIKLSDVMTEHSLGPNGGLVYCMDYLEKNIDWLQSKLAPLLKDHYLLFDFPGQVELFFLHSNAKNVVMKLIKKLNLRLTSVHLVDAHLCSDPAKYVSALILSLSTMLHLELPHINILSKIDLIESYGKLSFNLDFYTDVQDLSYLQHHLDQDPRSAKFRKLTKELCDVIEDFSIVNFTTLDIQDKESVGNLVKLIDKSNGYIFAGIDASAVEFSKIAVRQVDWDYYRAAAVQEKYMKDDEDFNNDD; this is translated from the exons ATGGTGTTTGGGCAAGTTGTGATTGGTCCACCTGGATCAGGAAAGACTACTTACTGTAATGGCATGTCTCAGTTCCTCAAACTTATTGGAAG GAAAGTTGCTGTAATCAATTTGGATCCGGCCAACGATTCGTTACC CTATGAGTGTGCTATCAATATCGAGGATCTCATAAAACTAAGTGATGTCATGACAGAACATTCTTTGGGGCCTAATGGAG GTCTTGTCTATTGTATGGATTATTTAGAGAAGAATATCGATTGGCTGCAGTCTAAACTGGCACCTCTTTTGAAAG ATCACTATCTTCTTTTCGATTTTCCCGGCCAGGTTGAACTATTTTTCCTTCACTCGAATGCCAAGAATGTAGTCATGAAGCTTATTAAAAAGTTGAATCTTAGG TTGACTTCTGTACATTTAGTCGACGCCCACCTATGTAGTGACCCGGCGAAGTATGTCAGTGCTTTGATTCTCTCGTTATCTACCATGTTGCACTTGGAGCTGCCACATATCAATATCCTCTCTAAGATTGACTTAATTGAAAGCTATGGAAAGCTCT CTTTCAATCTGGATTTCTACACGGATGTCCAAGATTTATCGTATTTACAGCACCATCTTGACCAAGATCCCCGCTCTGCCAAGTTTAG AAAACTTACAAAGGAGCTTTGCGATGTAATTGAAGACTTTAGTATTGTCAATTTCACAACCTTAGATATTCAG GATAAGGAGAGCGTTGGGAATCTTGTGAAACTTATCGATAAGAGCAATGGATACATATTTGCCGGTATAGATGCCAGTGCGGTTGAATTCAGCAAGATTGCAGTACGACAAGTCGATTGGGATTATTACAG AGCTGCTGCTGTACAGGAGAAATACATGAAGGACGATGAAGATTTCAATAATGATGATTAA